A stretch of the Medicago truncatula cultivar Jemalong A17 chromosome 5, MtrunA17r5.0-ANR, whole genome shotgun sequence genome encodes the following:
- the LOC11432872 gene encoding CSC1-like protein At3g21620, whose translation MASLGDIGLAAAINILTAIVFLLAFAILRIQPINDRVYFPKWYMKGLRSSPLQGGAFVSKFVNIDFRSYIRFLNWMPAALQMPEPELIEHAGLDSAVYLRIYLLGLKIFVPISLLAFSVMVPVNWTNDTLKRSNVVYTSIDKLSISNIPLGSNRFWTHLVMAYAFTFWTCYILKREYQIVAAMRLSFLASERRRPDQFTVLVRNVPPDADESVSELVEHFFLVNHPDQYLTHQVVYDAKKLSSLVAKKKKQQNWLDYYELKYSRNESVRPTKKTGFLGLCGSKVDAIDFYTAAIERLSRDIELEKDKVTKNPKSIMPAAFVSFKTRWGAAVCAQTQQTRNPTIWLTEWAPEPRDIYWDNMAIPYVSLSIRRLVIGVAFFFLTFFFMIPIAFVQSLANIEGIEKAAPFLKSIIEIDVIKSFIQGFLPGIALKLFLIFLPTILMIMSKFEGFISQSSLERRCASRYYIFQFINVFLGSIITGTAFQQLDKFIHQSANEIPKTIGVSIPMKATFFITYIMVDGWAGCAGEILRLKPLIFYHLKNFLLVKTEKDREEAMDPGTIGFNTGEPQIQLYFLLGLVYSVVTPFLLPYIIVFFGLAYLVYRHQIINVYNQEYESAGAFWPDVHGRIVFALVVSQLLLMGLLSTKEAANSTPLLIALPVLTIWFHRFCKGSYEPAFTTHPLQEAMVKDTLERTKEPNFNLKDFLHDAYIHPVFNDDGDTDSDVMSQEWKEEPVIVQTKRQSRKNTPAPSKHSGGSLQTSMHGTTDV comes from the exons ATGGCTTCACTTGGCGATATAGGACTTGCAGCTGCAATAAACATCCTTACTGCAATTGTATTCTTACTGGCATTTGCCATACTTCGGATTCAACCTATAAACGATAGGGTGTATTTTCCAAAATGGTATATGAAGGGTTTAAGGTCCAGTCCATTGCAAGGAGGGGCATTTGTGAGCAAATTTGTCAATATAGACTTCAGGTCATACATAAGGTTCTTGAACTGGATGCCTGCTGCATTGCAAATGCCGGAACCCGAACTAATTGAACATGCAGGCTTGGATTCTGCTGTATACTTGAGGATCTACTTACTCGG GctgaaaatatttgtcccaattTCACTCCTAGCATTTTCTGTTATGGTCCCTGTCAATTGGACCAATGACACCTTGAAACGTTCAAATGTGGTTTATACCAGCATCGATAAgctttcaatttcaaatattcCACTTGGATCAAATAG ATTTTGGACTCACTTGGTAATGGCTTATGCTTTTACCTTCTGGACATGTTATATCTTGAAAAGGGAGTATCAGATAGTTGCAGCAATGAGATTGTCTTTTCTTGCATCTGAAAGACGCCGTCCTGACCAATTCACG GTGCTTGTTAGGAATGTACCGCCTGATGCTGATGAATCAGTCAGTGAACTAGTTGAACATTTCTTTTTGGTCAACCATCCTGATCAATATCTAACTCATCAG GTTGTTTACGATGCAAAGAAACTCTCTAGTCTAGTTgctaagaagaagaaacaacagAATTGGCTTGACTACTATGAACTTAAATATTCTAGAAATGAATCCGTAAGGCCAACTAAAAAG ACTGGCTTTTTAGGTCTTTGTGGCAGTAAAGTGGATGCTATTGATTTTTATACTGCTGCAATTGAGAGACTATCAAGAGAC ATAGAGCTGGAGAAAGATAAGGTGACAAAGAATCCTAAATCTATAATGCCAGCAGCCTTTGTTTCCTTCAAAACTCGTTGGGGTGCTGCAGTTTGTGCACAAACTCAACAAACTAGAAATCCAACAATATGGTTGACTGAATGGGCTCCAGAGCCCCGTGACATATACTGGGATAACATGGCTATACCATATGTTTCTCTCTCAATAAGGAGACTTGTAATTGGTGTTGCTTTCTTCTTTCTTACATTCTTTTTCATGATTCCCATTGCATTCGTACAGTCACTTGCTAATATAGAGGGCATTGAAAAAGCCGCACCATTCCTCAAGTCCATTATTGAAAT CGACGTCATCAAGTCTTTTATACAAGGTTTCCTTCCTGGGATTGCTTTGAAGTTATTCCTCATTTTTTTGCCAACAATATTGATGATTATGTCCAAGTTCGAAGGGTTTATAAGCCAGTCTTCTCTGGAAAGAAGATGCGCCTCAAGATATTACATCTTCCAGTTCATTAATGTGTTTCTGGGGAGCATAATTACCGGGACTGCATTCCAACAACTAGATAAATTCATTCATCAGTCTGCAAATGA AATTCCAAAGACAATTGGTGTTTCGATTCCAATGAAAGCAACTTTCTTCATAACATACATAATGGTTGATGGATGGGCAGGATGTGCTGGTGAGATTTTAAGGTTGAAGCCTTTGATATTTTATCACTTAAAGAATTTCTTGTTGGTGAAGACTGAAAAAGACCGTGAAGAAGCAATGGATCCAGGGACTATTGGTTTCAATACAGGAGAACCTCAAATACAACTTTATTTCTTGCTTGGCCTTGTGTATTCTGTAGTCACACCATTTCTACTTCCATACATCATTGTCTTTTTTGGTTTGGCATATCTTGTCTACCGTCATCAG ATTATAAATGTGTACAACCAAGAATATGAGAGTGCTGGAGCATTCTGGCCTGATGTCCATGGACGTATTGTATTTGCATTAGTTGTCTCACAACTTCTGTTAATGGGATTATTGAGTACAAAAGAAGCTGCTAACTCGACTCCATTACTCATCGCACTCCCAGTTTTGACAATATGGTTTCATCGGTTTTGCAAGGGAAGCTACGAACCTGCTTTTACTACTCATCCATTAcag GAAGCAATGGTCAAAGACACATTGGAGCGTACTAAAGAGCCAAACTTCAATTTGAAAGATTTCCTCCATGATGCATATATCCATCCCGTTTTCAATGATGACGGAGACACAGACAGTGATGTGATGAGTCAAGAATGGAAGGAAGAGCCAGTAATTGTCCAAACAAAACGCCAGTCGCGGAAGAACACACCTGCGCCTAGCAAACATAGTGGTGGCTCATTACAAACCTCTATGCATGGTACTACTGATGTCTGA
- the LOC11432873 gene encoding receptor-like protein 7 translates to MGSFFILLPCFALHLFSLLLLTHFTTHTFSLCNHHDTSALLQFKNSFLLNTSSQPNPYFGCFSFSFKTESWENSTDCCEWDGVTCDTMSDHVIGLDLSCNNLKGELHPNSTIFQLKHLQQLNLAFNHFSESSIPIGISDLVKLTHLNLSYCDLSGNIPSKISHLSKLVSLDLNNYDSLELNPFAWKKLIHNATNLRELHLNGVKMSSIGESSLSLLTNLSSSLVSLSLASTQLQGNLSSDILSLPNLQRLDLSFNQNLSGQLPKSNWSTPLRYLNLRLSAFSGEIPYSIGQLKSLTQLDLLGCNFDGMVPLSLWNLTQLTYLDLSRNKLNSEISPLLSNPSHLIYCDLGYNNFSGSIPNVYQNLTKLEYLSLSSNSLTGQVPSSLFHLPHLSHLDLSFNKLVGPIPIEITKRLKLSYVGLEYNMLNGTIPQWCYYLPSLLELYLHYNHLTGFIGEFSTYSFQSLTLSNNNLEGHFSNSIFQLQNLTELDLSSTNLSGVVDFHQFSKLKNLILLNLSHNSFLSINTNSSADSILPNLEMLDLSSANINSFPKFHAQKLQTLDLSNNNIHGKIPKWFHKKLLNTLNDIAHEISYIDLSFNKLQGDIPIPSDGIEYFLLSNNNFAGDISSKLCQASSMNVLNLAHNKLTGIIPKCLGTFPFLSVLDMQMNNLNGSMPKTFSRGNAFETIKLNGNQLEGPLPQSLAHCTELKILDLGYNNIEDTFPNWLETLQELQVLSLRSNKLNGSITCSNTNHPFSKLRIFDIFGNNFSGSLPTSCIKNFQGMMNVNDSQIGLQYMGKNNYYNDSVVVTMKGFSMELTKILTTFTTIDLSNNLFEGKIPLVIGELNSLKGLNLSNNRITGTIPQSLSKLRHLEWLDLSKNQLTGEIPVALTNLNFLSFLNLSNNHLEGVIPTGQQFATFENDSYEGNTMLCGFPLSKSCKNEKDLPPHSTSEDEEESGFGWKTVVIGYGCGAIFGLLLGYNVFFFTGKPQWLLRLVEHTFNIRMKRTNN, encoded by the coding sequence ATGGGGtccttttttattcttttgccTTGTTTTGCCCTTCACTTGTTCTCGTTGTTGTTGCTTACTCACTTTACTACCCACACTTTCTCATTATGCAACCATCATGACACCTCTGCCTTATTACAATTCAAAAACTCTTTTCTTCTCAACACTTCATCTCAACCCAATCCGTACTTTGgttgtttctctttttctttcaagaCAGAATCTTGGGAAAACAGTACAGATTGTTGTGAGTGGGATGGTGTCACGTGCGACACCATGTCAGATCACGTGATTGGTCTGGACCTCAGTTGCAACAATCTGAAAGGTGAATTACATCCCAATAGCACCATCTTTCAGCTTAAACACCTTCAACAACTCAACTTGGCTTTTAATCATTTTTCTGAGTCTTCAATACCTATTGGTATTAGTGATTTAGTGAAACTCACACATCTAAACCTATCATACTGTGACCTCAGTGGTAATATTCCTTCCAAAATCTCTCATTTGTCAAAATTAGTATCCCTTGATCTTAACAATTATGATTCTTTGGAACTCAATCCATTCGCATGGAAGAAACTCATTCATAATGCTACTAATTTAAGGGAGCTTCATCTGAATGGAGTGAAAATGTCTTCAATTGGAGAGAGCTCTTTGTCGTTGTTAACGAATTTGTCATCTTCTTTGGTTTCTCTTAGTCTAGCATCCACTCAGTTGCAAGGAAATTTGTCAAGTGACATCCTCTCTTTACCTAATCTTCAAAGATTGGATTTGTCATTTAATCAAAACCTTAGTGGTCAACTTCCAAAGTCCAACTGGAGCACTCCTCTAAGGTACTTGAACCTCCGTTTATCTGCTTTCTCAGGTGAAATTCCTTATTCCATAGGTCAATTGAAGTCTCTTACTCAATTAGACCTTTTAGGTTGCAATTTTGATGGGATGGTTCCTCTATCTTTGTGGAACCTCACTCAACTAACATATTTGGACCTTTCAAGAAATAAACTTAacagtgagatttcaccattacTTTCAAACCCCTCACACCTCATTTATTGTGACCTTGGATATAATAACTTTAGCGGTAGCATTCCAAATGTTTATCAAAATTTAACCAAATTGGAATATTTATCACTTTCCTCCAACAGCCTAACAGGCCAAGTTCCATCATCACTTTTTCATCTACCCCACCTTTCTCATTTAGATTTATCATTTAACAAACTAGTTGGCCCAATTCCAATTGAAATTACAAAACGTTTAAAATTGAGCTATGTGGGTCTAGAATATAACATGTTAAATGGAACAATTCCACAGTGGTGTTATTATTTGCCTTCATTGTTAGAGTTGTACCTCCATTACAACCATCTCACAGGGTTCATTGGTGAGTTTTCAACATATTCTTTTCAATCTTTGACTCTCTCAAATAACAACCTAGAAggtcatttttcaaattcaatatttcaACTCCAAAATCTTACTGAATTAGATTTGTCATCAACAAACTTGAGTGGTGTTGTGGATTTTCAccaattttcaaaacttaaaaatcTAATTCTCCTCAATCTTTCGCACAATAGTTTTCTTTCTATCAACACTAATAGCAGTGCTGACTCCATCTTACCCAACCTTGAGATGTTAGATTTATCTTCTGCTAATATTAATAGTTTTCCTAAATTCCACGCACAAAAACTTCAAACATTAGATCTCTCCAATAACAACATTCATGGGAAAATTCCCAAATGGTTTCATAAGAAGCTCTTAAACACATTGAATGATATTGCCCATGAAATTAGTTACATTGACCTCAGTTTCAACAAATTGCAAGGAGACATTCCAATTCCATCCGATGGCATTGAATACTTTTTGCTCTCAAACAACAACTTCGCAGGAGACATTTCTTCAAAATTGTGCCAAGCAAGCTCCATGAACGTGCTCAATTTGGCCCACAACAAATTGACAGGCATAATTCCAAAATGCCTGGGAacatttccttttctttccgTTTTGGATATGCAAATGAACAACCTTAATGGAAGCATGCCTAAAACTTTTTCCAGAGGAAATGCCTTCGAGACTATAAAGTTGAATGGCAACCAATTAGAAGGACCATTACCTCAATCTTTGGCTCACTGTACAGAACTCAAAATTTTGGACCTTGGATACAACAACATAGAGGATACATTTCCCAATTGGCTAGAAACTCTACAAGAGTTACAGGTACTCAGTTTAAGATCAAATAAACTTAATGGTTCAATCACCTGTTCTAACACCAACCATCCTTTTTCTAAGTTAAGAATTTTTGACATCTTCGGTAACAATTTTAGTGGATCCTTGCCAACATCATGTATCAAGAACTTTCAAGGAATGATGAATGTGAATGATAGCCAGATTGGTTTGCAATACATGGGTAAGAACAATTACTATAATGATTCTGTGGTGGTCACAATGAAAGGTTTTTCTATGGAGCTAACAAAGATATTGACTACTTTCACAACTATTGATTTATCAAATAACTTGTTTGAAGGAAAAATTCCTCTAGTCATTGGAGAATTAAATTCTCTCAAAGGTCTTAACCTTTCAAACAATAGAATCACAGGTACCATTCCACAATCTTTGAGTAAATTGAGACATTTGGAGTGGTTAGACCTCTCAAAAAACCAGTTGACGGGTGAAATTCCTGTGGCTTTGACAAATTTGAATTTCCTATCATTCTTGAACCTTTCAAACAACCACCTTGAGGGAGTCATACCTACGGGTCAACAATTTGCTACATTTGAAAATGATTCCTATGAAGGAAATACAATGTTATGTGGATTCCCATTGTCTAAATCATGCAAAAACGAGAAAGATCTGCCACCACATTCAACATCTGAAGACGAAGAAGAATCAGGATTTGGCTGGAAAACGGTAGTGATCGGATATGGATGTGGGGCAATATTTGGGTTGCTGTTGGGATATAATGTATTCTTCTTCACTGGAAAACCCCAATGGCTTCTTAGACTTGTTGAGCATACGTTTAACATaagaatgaaaagaacaaacaaTTGA
- the LOC120575815 gene encoding receptor-like protein Cf-9 — protein MSDHVIGLDLSCNKLKGELHPNSIIFQLRHLQQLNLAFNNFSGSSMPIGVGDLVKLTHLNTSYCNLNGNIPSTISHLSKLVSLDLSFNFVELDSLTWKKLIHNATNLRELHLNIVNMSSLRESSLSMLKNLSSSLVSLSLSETELQGNLSSDILSLPNLQRLDLSFNQNLSGQLPKSNWSTPLRYLVLSSSAFSGEIPYSIGQLKYLTRLDFSRCNLDGMVPLSLWNLTQLTYLDLSFNKLNGEISPLLSNLKHLIHCDLGFNNFSSSIPIVYGNLIKLEYLALSSNNLTGQVPSSLFHLPHLSHLYLSSNKLVGPIPIEITKRSKLSYVFLGDNMLNGTIPHWCYSLPSLLELYLSNNNLTGFIGEFSTYSLQYLDLSNNHLTGFIARNLKRLYLSNNNIRGKIPKWFHKKLLNSWKDIQYLDLSFNKLQGDLPIPPSGIEYFSLSNNNFTGYISSTFCNDTFLQHSAMPVPFMCSIWLTTI, from the exons ATGTCAGATCACGTGATTGGTCTGGACCTCAGTTGCAACAAACTAAAAGGTGAATTACATCCCAATAGCATCATCTTTCAGCTTAGACACCTTCAACAACTTAATTTggcttttaataatttttctggGTCTTCAATGCCTATTGGTGTTGGAGATTTAGTGAAACTCACACATCTAAATACATCATATTGTAACCTCAATGGTAATATTCCTTCCACAATCTCTCATTTGTCAAAATTAGTATCACTTGATCTTAGCTTTAACTTTGTCGAACTTGATTCATTGACATGGAAGAAACTCATTCATAATGCTACTAATTTAAGGGAGCTTCATTTGAATATTGTGAACATGTCTTCCCTCAGAGAGAGCTCTTTGTCAATGCTAAAGAATTTGTCATCCTCTTTGGTTTCTCTTAGTCTATCAGAAACTGAGTTGCAAGGAAATTTGTCAAGTGACATCCTCTCTTTACCTAATCTTCAAAGATTGGATTTGTCATTTAATCAAAACCTTAGTGGTCAACTTCCAAAGTCCAACTGGAGCACTCCTCTAAGGTACTTGGTCCTCTCTTCCTCTGCTTTTTCAGGTGAAATTCCCTATTCCATAGGCCAATTGAAGTATCTTACTCGATTAGATTTTTCACGGTGCAATTTAGATGGGATGGTTCCTCTATCTTTGTGGAACCTCACCCAACTAACATATTTGGACCTTTCATTTAATAAACTTAACGGTGAGATCTCACCATTACTTTCAAACCTCAAACACCTCATTCATTGTGATCTTGGATTTAATAACTTTAGTAGTAGCATCCCAATTGTTTATGGAAATTTAATCAAATTGGAATATTTAGCACTTTCCTCTAACAACCTAACAGGCCAAGTTCCATCATCACTTTTTCATCTACCTCAtctttctcatttatatttatcatCTAACAAACTAGTTGGCCCAATTCCAATTGAAATCACAAAACGTTCAAAATTGAGCTATGTGTTTTTGGGTGATAACATGTTAAATGGAACAATTCCACATTGGTGTTATTCTTTGCCTTCGTTGTTAGAGTTGTACCTCAGCAACAACAATCTCACAGGGTTCATTGGTGAGTTCTCAACATATTCTTTGCAATATTTGGATCTCTCTAATAACCACCTCACAGGGTTCATTG CACGAAATCTGAAAAGATTATATCTCTCCAATAACAACATTCGTGGGAAAATTCCCAAATGGTTTCATAAGAAGCTCTTAAACTCATGGAAGGACATTCAGTACTTAGACCTCAGTTTCAACAAGTTACAAGGAGATCTTCCAATTCCACCTTCTGGCATTGAATACTTTTCACTCTCAAATAACAACTTCACAGGATACATTTCTTCAACATTCTGCAAT GATACATTTCTTCAACATTCTGCAATGCCAGTTCCCTTTATGTGCTCGATTTGGCTCACAACAATTTGA
- the LOC11435168 gene encoding putative F-box protein At3g10430 yields MIRCTRYSPKIVPIYHVPSEHLWEMYSLNSNSWKKIDADVPHSYCSIEHAYLNGVCHWLDKTETDVYLVSFDFCKESFITTPIPSYVYDSLDFHLVRRRLMVLNGSIAFMVHDTEASTFHISILGELGVKESWTKLFVVGPLPCLGHFVGAGKKGNILLRKKDSELAWFDLITGMIGVTTERFY; encoded by the coding sequence ATGATTCGGTGCACACGTTATTCTCCAAAAATCGTTCCTATCTATCATGTGCCATCTGAACACTTGTGGGAGATGTATAGCCTAAACAGTAACTCTTGGAAGAAAATTGATGCTGATGTGCCACATTCTTACTGTAGCATTGAACACGCATACTTGAATGGAGTGTGTCATTGGTTGGATAAAACTGAAACAGATGTCTATTTGGTGTCGTTTGACTTCTGCAAGGAATCTTTTATTACAACACCCATACCCTCTTACGTATATGATAGTTTGGATTTTCATTTGGTCCGAAGACGCTTGATGGTATTGAATGGATCTATTGCTTTTATGGTACATGATACTGAGGCTTCTACATTTCACATTTCAATTTTGGGTGAGCTCGGTGTAAAGGAATCATGGACGAAGCTATTCGTTGTTGGACCCTTACCTTGCCTTGGCCATTTTGTTGGAGCAGGGAAGAAGGGCAATATACTCCTCAGGAAAAAAGACAGTGAACTAGCCTGGTTTGATTTAATTACCGGGATGATTGGTGTTACAACAGAGAGGTTTTATTAA
- the LOC11421421 gene encoding receptor-like protein 9DC3, with amino-acid sequence MIPQCLGTLTSLNVLDMQMNNLYGSIPRTFTKGNAFETIKLNGNQLEGPLPQSLANCSYLEVLDLGDNNVEDTFPDWLETLPELQVISLRSNNLHGAITCSSTKHTFPKLRIFDVSNNNFSGPLPTSCIKNFQGMMNVNDNNTGLQYMGDSYYYNDSVVVTVKGFFIELTRILTAFTTIDLSNNMFEGEIPQVIGELNSLKGLNLSNNGITGSIPQSLSHLRNLEWLDLSCNQLTGEIPEALTNLNFLSVLNLSQNHLEGIIPKGQQFNTFENDSFEGNTMLCGFQLSKSCKNEEDLPPHSTSEDEEESGFGWKAVAIGYGCGAISGFLLGYNVFFFTGKPQWLVRIVENMFNIRLKRTNNRYCANRRRMN; translated from the coding sequence ATGATTCCACAATGCCTGGGAACATTAACTTCTCTTAATGTATTGGATATGCAAATGAACAACCTCTATGGAAGCATTCCTAGAACCTTTACCAAAGGAAATGCATTTGAGACTATAAAGTTGAATGGCAACCAATTGGAAGGACCATTACCACAATCTTTGGCTAACTGTTCATATCTTGAAGTTTTGGACCTTGGTGACAACAACGTTGAGGATACATTTCCTGATTGGCTAGAAACTCTACCAGAGTTACAGGTGATAAGTTTACGATCAAATAATCTTCATGGTGCAATCACCTGTTCTAGCACCAAGCATACATTTCCCAAGTTGAGAATTTTTGATGTCTCTAACAACAATTTTAGTGGGCCCTTGCCAACATCATGCATCAAGAACTTTCAAGGAATGATGAATGTGAATGACAATAACACTGGTTTGCAATACATGGGTGACTCTTATTACTACAATGATTCTGTTGTGGTCACAGTGAAAGGTTTTTTCATTGAGCTAACAAGGATATTGACTGCTTTCACAACTATTGATTTATCAAATAACATGTTTGAAGGTGAAATTCCACAAGTCATTGGAGAATTAAATTCTCTCAAAGGACTTAATCTTTCAAATAATGGAATCACAGGTAGCATTCCACAATCTTTGAGTCATTTGAGAAATTTGGAGTGGTTGGACCTCTCATGCAACCAATTGACGGGTGAGATTCCTGAGGCTTTGACAAATTTGAACTTCCTCTCAGTCTTAAACCTTTCACAAAACCATCTTGAGGGAATCATACCTAAAGGTCAACAGTTTAATACATTTGAAAATGATTCTTTTGAAGGAAATACAATGTTGTGTGGATTCCAATTGTCTAAATCATGCAAAAATGAGGAAGATCTGCCACCTCATTCAACatctgaagatgaagaagaatccGGATTTGGCTGGAAAGCTGTGGCAATTGGATATGGATGTGGGGCAATATCCGGGTTCCTCTTGGGATATAATGTATTCTTCTTCACTGGTAAACCTCAATGGCTTGTTAGAATTGTTGAAAACATGTTTAACATAAGACTGAAAAGAACAAACAACAGATACTGTGCAAATCGCAGAAGAATGAATTAA